The following DNA comes from Camelina sativa cultivar DH55 chromosome 14, Cs, whole genome shotgun sequence.
TGGTCCATCTGTGAGCTAACTATCTTTCAAAAATGCAGATGAAAGAACCCATGCGCACTCAACAAACTACAGTGGATCTACAGACATGACCAATCCAGGTGTGGAAGGTAACATGGAATCAAATATCCTCTGTTATTTCTGCTTTTATCTCTGTGCTGCAACTGGTGAACAACGTATGAGTTTTTAATCTACAGCTTCAAAATACACTGGAAACAAATTTTCAATGACACCGTACATCTCTCCACGTCTCACACCAACCGCAACACCAAAGATCATCTCCACAAGTGTATCCCCTCGAGGCTATTCTGCAGCAGGTTCTCCTAAAAGGACATCAGGTGCGGTTTCTCCTACAAAGGCAACTCTCTGGTACCCATCAAGTCAGCAGTCATCAGCTGCAAATTCTCCTCCTCGCCACCGCACACTCCCAGGTTCATAGGATCTTAATGAGAATGTTGCTTGTATAAATTGGTAAAGCTCAAGTATATGCTTCTCTCATAGATATTAATgtataaaactcttttttttcagCTCGAACACCGCGGATGGATGGTAAAGAATTTTTCCGGCAAGCTAGGTGAGGCTTTTCATCAGTTTGTCTTTGTCCTAACAAGTGTCGGTTTTATCATTAATCACAGTTTCAAATTATTGATCTTTTTCACCCATCATTCTCAGGAGCCGATTATCGTACGAACAATTCAGTTCCTTCTTAGCTAACATCAAGGAGCTCAATGCTCAAAAGCAAACCCGAGAGGTAAAAAACCAGTTGTAGTTTTTGTGcgccattttttgtttttgcctctCGATATGTCCAGATTACAGATTTGAAAAAGTTGATGCTTTTGACAGGAAACTCTGAGGAAAGCAGACGAGATATTTGGGGAAGATAACAAAGATCTCTATTTATCTTTCCAAGGCCTCCTTAACCGAAACATGCGTTAAACTTTCATAAGCCCATTATCTTGAACTGCCCAATGTGATAGGATCATAACCATTGTAGTAGTATGTGATGTGTATTCTCGATGGGATTTAGTGACATGCAAAGTGTGCTTGTGCTTcgcaaaaaagaaagaaacatctcGTTTTGGAAagtgttctgtttcttcctcGTAAAGTGTTCTCGCTTTGGTCCCAACTCTTAAATGcattttaatagatattttttgctttgaaatttaattgaagtttttataatgatataaaccAACATATCAATATGTAACATATACATCCAAAAGAAGGCAGAGAGAAATAAAGTCCATAATCTTAATACTTGTAGCTGCTACTTGATAATAACTACTCTAGACAACtacttaaattaatttaatcgtATACTTGTTCATATACACatcttataatttatttagttataaCTAATGCAAAGATAGAGTACTAATTGAAAAGCTAGCACGACCAAAGGGAGTCTCCGGAACCATCCTCGTACACAAAAGCCATGTCGACGTCACTAGAGAAGTCTTTGTTCGTCGGGAAAGTAACGGTGCTCGCTGTGTATGGCGAAGGTTTGGTGTCAATACGGCAGAGCGTCCTTATATGCATCAACTCGGCCTGAGTAAAAGCGAGCTGAGTTTGGAGAGCCTCGAGTTGCCTTTGTAATGAAGAAATTGTCCCTACACGTCCGTACACAGGATCTTGCACCCTCGCGTTGGCCTCGTACACCATAGAATTCACGGCGTCGCCCCGTTGGTTCTCCGATAGCTCCTACGATCGGTGAATTAATAAACTTAATTAggatatttgtaatatttactTTCACCCCTTATTATGGAAGTTTTAGtgataatcaaataataattttaagtaTGTTTAAAACAAGTGATGCAtttgttgtttcattgtttGTAATGATTTTGTCAATGATATCATAGTAATATTCATTATTCAATAGTGGAAAATAGTAAGAAGTCGCTTTTAGACATGGATCAATTATTCACCGCGTCATACTTTGTCATAAGATAACAAATTATAACGTGACATACAATGTAGACTTTTGATATCAAACTAGAAAGAGACTTCCTACAATATTCTTACACGCGGTTTcgatattttccaaaaataacaaaaaatctttaataaagCAATGTCATCATCACACTGAAAAGATCGAACAAACCCCAattgttaaaactttaaattgcaaaaatcaaaaacaatttacAGAATTTAACAACCAGAATGATCCATCCAAACTTATTTAAAATGTGAACATTTAGGTAAGAAGATTATACAAACCCCTTTCTCCCTATAGCTTACACGACTATAATATCTTAATTGCGGGTTAACATCACACAATGATACAATTGAATCAAGAAGAGAATATATATCACAAGCCTTTACACagcttaaaaaataaaaaaatggctAGAGAAGTGAATATTCACCTGCAACATCTTATTGACATTACTAGCACCAAAAATCTTGTGGACAATGGCAAATTTGTAAGGTTCTTTAGACGGAAAATATGGAGCAAAGACGCAATCTTTCACACACTTCCGCCGGAGAAGCTTACACCCGGCACAGGGCGATACTGTTCGTCCGTGTCTGTGGCCCTTTTGTCtcatttagaaaagaaaaaaaagtgttttgtgacaataagagaagaagaagaagaagactttagAGAATAGTGTGTGActtgtgtttatatagacaaagaagagaaagtgaGACATCAAATCTTCTTGTGGGTCCGACCCAAAAGTAAATAAGTCATTTAGATTTGCTTTCTTTGGACAAAAAATCCCATCTCTATTCCTTAAGATTTCTTTGGCCCACTTATAAAATTCTCatggtttttgttatttatgtgTTGAATCGGTTTTTGTCTGTATATTGAATTCAATACTAGCTAGTTTCCCCTATTTGTTTCTTGCAAGTTGAAGCAACATTGCTTCACTAttttttctccttgttttaTCAAATGTTATTTACATTgtaagttgtgttgttttatCAAGACAACAAATGTATATAGTTTATCAAATGTTATTTACATTGTAAGTTGTGTTGTTCAAGTGATTCAAAATCGACGAAAACCGTTTGGGGCTCTACTAGTATAGTAACAATTTTCGTTTTACTTCTGCAAGAAGTTGTATAATAAATCGTAAATACCAAACGCAAGATCTTTGGGTGTAGATATCAATATACATCTACGCTCACGTAATGAAATAGTTGGTTGCTCTTGGTCGGTTGTTATAACTTCTACCTAATAGATAATTAATGATATACTTTGAAACGATTTCAATCATTGGgataaaatttctaaataatTTGTATCTTGGATGAGACAAAATTCtaacttttaaaacttattaattAGTACTAGCGTTCGTGTTTGTGAGAACAATATTTACGTTTTCGTTTTAGCGTATGTGTGCGTGTCATGCGTATATGTTTGTACCAGTGATAGCATTTTAGATGTTTGTTTCACCGTGAGCATAGAAGTTACATTTGTGTCATTGTGTGTATGTTTCAGTTTAGTGTATTATGTTTCAGTTTAGTGTATGTGTTCGTGTAATGAGTTTGTATCGGTGTTAGCACTAAAAATGTGAGAACTTAATTAAGGTTTCGtttcctaaatcaaataatcttGAACGAACCTCATGCGACCTAATAAAACAAGGGTTAGGTTACGGCATAATAAAAAAACTCTGAATAAATTCATCAGAACAAATTAGAGATATAGAAACCTTACttgcagagaagaagaacaaggaaaCCTTActtgcagagaagaagaagaaggacgatGATCGTCGCCTTCGCAAACGGATTTGAAAGAGAACGACAACAATTGTGAGAGAGAGTGANtttttttttttttttttttttagtgaacgAACAAACATCGCGACCTCTTTATATAGGCATTCACAATATCAGGTAAGTCGGTTTAATTATAATGGGCTTAGGAGCGTCGGCCcattacttttgttttaggCAATGTTTTGAAATCCGACCCGGATGGTGAACTGGACTAGCTCTCAGTTCACCAGATCATCGGATCAACCGGATTCGACTACGAGTTAAatgagtaaaatatatttaatgtatttatataaaataaatatttttaaaaatattataaaaaagaatatcatatttaacaaaatataagtttaataataataataaaatgattaaaatttttaaatccaaatagaaaaaataaaaaacactaatAAAACATCTTCAAAAATAACTAATTGTTCTTACCCAAAGTTCGAGAGAtgacaaagaagttgaagaccAGAGCTGTGTCGTGAGTCATGTGTTACCGTCTAAGTTATAAACGAATAAAAGGTTCTAAAACTAATTGAAACTGTGAATCTCtttacattttttcaaaaattaaatagatttttttgaaccaTTAACCGGCCGAGTCAACCGGTTCACCTGGTCGTGGATTAATAACGATTTTTTCTGAGTTTTACCGGTTTTATTACTACCGGTTATTAGTACTATATCCGAACCGGTGAAGTTTCCGGGTCGAAGGGGCGTGAAAACATTGGTTTTaggtttccttttttcttaaactattttcctttgtttttattttttaattgttgtttcgTTTTCTCCTAGAACCATATTTCCTTTTTGCTTATGTaagagagaaaattaaaaaacaattacgTGGCAAAAAGGAAACAACTATTTTAAATAAGCCGGGAACGACCGTCTTACTTCTCCCCGGCGATTtatcagagaaagagagagagagagagagttatatCCTTCGTTTCGCCGGGAAAAGGAATCGGAGGAGTCGGAGATGGAATCGTTTCTGAAAAAATTCGGAGATTATTATGGATACCCAGATGGTCCCAATCACATCAATCAGATCCGCCACTCCCAATTCAAGCGATTAGAAGATCAAggtccgttttttttttctttctttggatcTAATACAGCTCTCACTAGTTTCGAATTGAATTTCAAATTGAGTTAGGTATGTAaattgaagatattttaaatcCGGGTTTACGGTTTTTTAAGACTGGTGGTTATCACTCTCTTATTATCCATCCACACGGTATTATTATATTGGAAATTGAAACTTATGAGAGCTCTTGTGGGTATATATGCAGGTTTTGTTTACTTGGATCATGCTGGTTCTACTTTGTATTCTGAGTTGCAGATGGCTGATATCTTCAAGGACCTTACTAGCAATGTTTTTGGAAATCCACGTATCCTTCTCATCTTTTTCAACCTCATAAcacattgtctttttttttttactagatgAGCACTAAGTTAATGACTTGAATATGTGAAAATTTTGATGTTGATTGGTGAAAATAGGGTAGCTAATCTCTTTTTCTGTACGTCTTCTTTGTTGGAAAGAGGTTCCTTAATGATGATTTAGATAGTCAAAGTGATATCAGTTCTGCGACCAGTGACCTTATAGCTGATGCTCGACATCAGGTATCTTAACATTTCTTCAACTGATGTATGggaagtttttatattattactgCTATTCATCTTCTAAGTTGGTTCTATATGTTTCAATCATTTCTTCATTGCACACTGGAGTTAGGTGCTTGAATACTTCAATGCTTCTCCTGAAGATTACAGTTGCATTTTCACCTCCGGAGCCACCGCAGCGCTTAAGCTTGTCGGAGAGACATTTCCGTGGACCCAAGACAGTAATTTTTTGTACACCATGGAGAATCACAACAGTGTACTTGGTATCAGGGAATATGCATTAGCTCAAGGTGCTTCAGCATGTGCTGTGGATATTGAAGAGACAGCTAACCAACCAGACCACCTCACAAATTCAGGACCATCTATCAAGGTAAAGCATCGTGCTGTGCAGATGAGAAACACTTCTAAACTCCAAAAGGAAGAGTCAAAAGGTCCGTTAGCTTGATaagcttttctttatttattcaCGAATGCATCACATGTCATATTCTTGTACGGTGGGTATATGATCGACTTTTCTGGTTTGCTTATCCTGTGTTTCACTCTTATGTTTACAGGAGATGCCTATAATCTGTTTGCTTTCCCCTCAGAGTGCAACTTTTCCGGCGTCAGGTTTGATCTAGATCTGGTGAATTTGATCAAAGAAAATGCTGAAACCACGCTAGAAGGTTCTCCCTTTAGCAAGTATGTGGCACTTtactttctctcttcctctgctTGGATACATATTATGAGGTTTAGCGATGCTATGCATAGAACAATTCAACTCCTTGAGCatagtgaattttttttgtcatggtctttgagtgtgagttaAATACAGCCTTGGAACAGGAGAAGTATTACAGGAATCGGCCATAtctttttgatatgatttttcttCTGTTAATGTTAAATAATAGAGAATGATCTGTGCACATTTTGATGATCTATAACAATTGATAATGTAAGCCTAAAACCACTAATTGTTTTTTGGAGGAACTACTTTGGCTTGATTTGATACTTCCTTCTTTGTTAATTCTGTGTATAAGACTTAAGAGGGTCGTTCGTTTTGGTTTCTATTATTTCTCGCTCATCATGGCTTATATACGTTTTTATAAGGAGCAAGCGGTGGATGGTCTTGATTGATGCTGCAAAGGGTTGTGCTACACTACCACCTGATTTATCGGAGTATCCTGCAGATTTTGTTGCTGTGTCATTCTACAAGGTAACTCCTGGATCTTTCTAAAATAAATGAAGCTCTTTTGTTATCAGATTTTgactttctttgttttctgctGTTTTTATGAAGTTATTTGGTTATCCTACTGGGCTTGGCGCTCTCCTTGTACGTAATGGTGCGTAATTTGTTCCCTAGATTTATCTCCTTCAGTAAATAATCACAAATATGACTGTAGTTCAGAAACATTCTCGTTAAATTCATCACTTAGATCAgaacatttcttttgttaagatctccaatatttttttccatttcattCTTATCACCTTTGAGACTAAATTCTCAAACAAGATCTGACATGATATTTTTCTCGTTATTATAATCTACAGACTCAGCCAAATTGCTCAAAAAGACTTATTTTAGTGGAGGTAAGCATCTCATTTAGTTgtgtaaaatgtttatatttgtATGGGCATTTGTTGAACGTAATACTTACAGGCACTGTTGCGGCTTCTATTGCTGACATTGACTTTGTAAAAAGAAGGGAAAGGGTGGAAGAGTCTTTTGAGGATGGTTCTGCTTCATTCCTGAGCATAGCAGCCATCCGTCATGGCTTCAAATTACTCAAGTCGCTTACACCTTCTGCAATTTGGATGTGAGTAGAACTTTGCTCCGTTCAGAATTTCCAATCTTGAAAATGACTTCAAAATTTCCTTAGAAGATCGTCTAGTAGATTCAATATGTTATTTATTCTTGTTAATCATTGTTTGAAATTTGCAGAAGTTTAAAGTCCCCTCCAAACGATCTGATATAGTAGAAGCTAAGTGTGTTCTGTATCTATTTACTAGGCACACAACGTCACTTTCCATATATGTGAAAAAGAAACTTCAGGCGTTACGACATGGAAACGGAACTGGTGTATGTATTCTGTATGGCAGTGAAAATCTGAAGGTCAGTTCTTTCATGATTAAAAAGTACTcagttcatatatgtatatttttaaatgtcaTCATTTACTTTAGAAGTCATATGGAATTACTCTTCTTGTGACCATAGTATTTGATTCattctatgttttatgtttcAGTTATCTTCACATAAATCAGGCCCAACGGTTACATTCAACTTGAAAAGACCTGATGGCTCTTGGTTTGGTTACTTGGAGGTGGAAAAGCTTGCTTCTTTATCTGGAATTCAGTTACGGGTATGTTTTGGAAACACAGTTTTATTCTCTTTGAATTCTTCCACCCCAAAGAAAAGAAGTTATGTAAGTAAGATTAGGGGCTTGCACTCGCTGCCAAGGGGTAATCTTGCATTAAGTCATTTGACGCTGATATTTCATCTGTCATTTTACTTCATTTTGGTGTAGACAGGATGTTTTTGCAATCCTGGCGCATGTGCAAAGTATCTCGACTTGTCTCATTCTGATCTATTGTCTAATGTAGAGGTataattgttcttttttttttgctggccCTGATTTTTTAGCAGTTCTGGTATTATATAGTTGAAAATGACATCCTTTTAATTTAACCTAGGCTGGGCATGTTTGCTGGGATGAAAATGATGTGATAAATGGAAAACCAACAGGGGCTGTTAGGGTTTCGTTTGGTTATATGTCAACCTTTGAAGAGGCCAAGGTATGTATGTTCCTTTATTTAGATTTTCCCCAAATCCATGTATCGGAAGTTGTCGTAAACAAAGCtcattttcaacatttttttgttgcgGCCACCTAATTCAAAGTGTATACTTCATTCACagaaatttgttgattttatcATAAGTTCATTTGTTTCACCTCCAAAGAAGATTGGGAATGGAAATGTCGTCAGTGGAAGGTTTTCTCAACTTCCTAGTGAAGGTACTTTCTTTGAAATCTTTTATGGTGCTTTGTTCCTAGTAACACTAGCTGCTGTTATTTAACTCTCTTGGAGCAGTATTCACTCACGTTGACATAAAATGGACTTAGTATAATTGATTCCACCACTCGTTCTCTGGGATGTAACTTTATTAAAAGTAACCATCTTCACATGCTTACCTTTCCGTAATTTTTGGTAAAAGATGCTTCTGTTAGCCACACAAATAAAGTGCATGGAGCTTGTCGTTACTTCGTATGATCTTTGGAAAACCACGAGACATAACTTGCTAGTTGCTAGATAgcaaatatttcatatattataaatggCGTCTTAATTCTATGGATCTCCgctttttgttgatttgcaGAACTTGAAAGTAAAGAATCTTTTCCAAGCCACTACCTTAAGTCAATTACTATATACCCAATCAAGTCATGTGCTGGATTTTATGTGATGCGTTGGCCACTTTGCAGAACAGGTATTTCATCTAACTTGCTTGGTTACTCCAAATCGGTGCTGCTGTTTGTGCAGGTATTAGTGGTTGGGATGATCTCTTTGGCATTTATGCAtaacttgtgtttattttttaaaacataaaaggcCTGCTGCATGATCGAGAATGGATGGTTCAGGGTCTGACAGGCGACATACTTACCCAAAAGAAGGTAATACAGTATCTTCTAGCTCGAATCTTTCTAGGTACGGCTATAACGAAATTTTGATTTACGTGGGAATGGCTTCTAGGTACCTGACATGTCTCTTATAAGAACCTTTATCGATCTTGAGGAAGGGCTACTGTCTGTAGAATCTTCTCGCTGCAAAGACAAGTTGCACATAAAAATCAAGTCTGGTTCACATGCCAACATGTATGCATTGCTCCGTATCATGTGATGTCTTACATCAGCTGCttgtaatatatttgattttgtgttgcaGACTTGAAAACCTTAATGAGGAAACTAGAATCAATAGTTGGTTCACCAATGCCATTGGTCGACAATGCAAGTTGCTACGGTATTCTAGCTCTACTTCAAATCACTGCTTGAACAGAAACAAGAGTCCTGGATTCTGCAGAGATTTGGAAAGCAATATCAACTTTGCTAATGAAGCTCAGTTCTTGTTAATCTCCGAGGAGAGTGTTTCCGACTTAAACAGAAGATTAGAAGCAAGTACGTTTCCATCACCTTTTAATCTTACATCTTGTTCCTTTTCGCTTGATTAAAACTGATTTGGTTGCAGAAGATGAGG
Coding sequences within:
- the LOC104740338 gene encoding molybdenum cofactor sulfurase isoform X1: MESFLKKFGDYYGYPDGPNHINQIRHSQFKRLEDQGFVYLDHAGSTLYSELQMADIFKDLTSNVFGNPHSQSDISSATSDLIADARHQVLEYFNASPEDYSCIFTSGATAALKLVGETFPWTQDSNFLYTMENHNSVLGIREYALAQGASACAVDIEETANQPDHLTNSGPSIKVKHRAVQMRNTSKLQKEESKGDAYNLFAFPSECNFSGVRFDLDLVNLIKENAETTLEGSPFSKSKRWMVLIDAAKGCATLPPDLSEYPADFVAVSFYKLFGYPTGLGALLVRNDSAKLLKKTYFSGGTVAASIADIDFVKRRERVEESFEDGSASFLSIAAIRHGFKLLKSLTPSAIWMHTTSLSIYVKKKLQALRHGNGTGVCILYGSENLKLSSHKSGPTVTFNLKRPDGSWFGYLEVEKLASLSGIQLRTGCFCNPGACAKYLDLSHSDLLSNVEAGHVCWDENDVINGKPTGAVRVSFGYMSTFEEAKKFVDFIISSFVSPPKKIGNGNVVSGRFSQLPSEELESKESFPSHYLKSITIYPIKSCAGFYVMRWPLCRTGLLHDREWMVQGLTGDILTQKKVPDMSLIRTFIDLEEGLLSVESSRCKDKLHIKIKSGSHANILENLNEETRINSWFTNAIGRQCKLLRYSSSTSNHCLNRNKSPGFCRDLESNINFANEAQFLLISEESVSDLNRRLEAKDEDYKRAHEKLNPYRFRPNLVVSGGEPYAEDKWRTIKIGDNHFTSLGGCNRCQMINISNEAGLVKKSNEPLTTLASYRRVKGKILFGTLLRYEIDEKTQCWIGVGDEVNPDIE
- the LOC104740338 gene encoding molybdenum cofactor sulfurase isoform X4 — encoded protein: MENHNSVLGIREYALAQGASACAVDIEETANQPDHLTNSGPSIKVKHRAVQMRNTSKLQKEESKGDAYNLFAFPSECNFSGVRFDLDLVNLIKENAETTLEGSPFSKSKRWMVLIDAAKGCATLPPDLSEYPADFVAVSFYKLFGYPTGLGALLVRNDSAKLLKKTYFSGGTVAASIADIDFVKRRERVEESFEDGSASFLSIAAIRHGFKLLKSLTPSAIWMHTTSLSIYVKKKLQALRHGNGTGVCILYGSENLKLSSHKSGPTVTFNLKRPDGSWFGYLEVEKLASLSGIQLRTGCFCNPGACAKYLDLSHSDLLSNVEAGHVCWDENDVINGKPTGAVRVSFGYMSTFEEAKKFVDFIISSFVSPPKKIGNGNVVSGRFSQLPSEELESKESFPSHYLKSITIYPIKSCAGFYVMRWPLCRTGLLHDREWMVQGLTGDILTQKKVPDMSLIRTFIDLEEGLLSVESSRCKDKLHIKIKSGSHANILENLNEETRINSWFTNAIGRQCKLLRYSSSTSNHCLNRNKSPGFCRDLESNINFANEAQFLLISEESVSDLNRRLEAKDEDYKRAHEKLNPYRFRPNLVVSGGEPYAEDKWRTIKIGDNHFTSLGGCNRCQMINISNEAGLVKKSNEPLTTLASYRRVKGKILFGTLLRYEIDEKTQCWIGVGDEVNPDIE
- the LOC104740338 gene encoding molybdenum cofactor sulfurase isoform X3; the protein is MESFLKKFGDYYGYPDGPNHINQIRHSQFKRLEDQGFVYLDHAGSTLYSELQMADIFKDLTSNVFGNPHSQSDISSATSDLIADARHQVLEYFNASPEDYSCIFTSGATAALKLVGETFPWTQDSNFLYTMENHNSVLGIREYALAQGASACAVDIEETANQPDHLTNSGPSIKVKHRAVQMRNTSKLQKEESKGDAYNLFAFPSECNFSGVRFDLDLVNLIKENAETTLEGSPFSKSKRWMVLIDAAKGCATLPPDLSEYPADFVAVSFYKLFGYPTGLGALLVRNDSAKLLKKTYFSGGTVAASIADIDFVKRRERVEESFEDGSASFLSIAAIRHGFKLLKSLTPSAIWMHTTSLSIYVKKKLQALRHGNGTGVCILYGSENLKLSSHKSGPTVTFNLKRPDGSWFGYLEVEKLASLSGIQLRTGCFCNPGACAKYLDLSHSDLLSNVEAGHVCWDENDVINGKPTGAVRVSFGYMSTFEEAKKFVDFIISSFVSPPKKIGNGNVVSGRFSQLPSEELESKESFPSHYLKSITIYPIKSCAGFYVMRWPLCRTGLLHDREWMVQGLTGDILTQKKVPDMSLIRTFIDLEEGLLSVESSRCKDKLHIKIKLENLNEETRINSWFTNAIGRQCKLLRYSSSTSNHCLNRNKSPGFCRDLESNINFANEAQFLLISEESVSDLNRRLEAKDEDYKRAHEKLNPYRFRPNLVVSGGEPYAEDKWRTIKIGDNHFTSLGGCNRCQMINISNEAGLVKKSNEPLTTLASYRRVKGKILFGTLLRYEIDEKTQCWIGVGDEVNPDIE
- the LOC104740335 gene encoding uncharacterized protein At4g15545 isoform X2, which codes for MGDDQLDFELPEEVLSVIPMDPFEQLDLARKITSMAIASRVSNLDSEVVELRQKLVDKENAVRELEEKASRLESDCREADSRLKIVLEDNMNLTKEKDSLAMTVTKLTRDLAKLETFKRQLIKSLSDESGPPQTEPVDIRTCDQSIPGSYPGKDERTHAHSTNYSGSTDMTNPASKYTGNKFSMTPYISPRLTPTATPKIISTSVSPRGYSAAGSPKRTSGAVSPTKATLWYPSSQQSSAANSPPRHRTLPARTPRMDGKEFFRQARSRLSYEQFSSFLANIKELNAQKQTREETLRKADEIFGEDNKDLYLSFQGLLNRNMR
- the LOC104740335 gene encoding uncharacterized protein At4g15545 isoform X1, with amino-acid sequence MGDDQLDFELPEEVLSVIPMDPFEQLDLARKITSMAIASRVSNLDSEVVELRQKLVDKENAVRELEEKASRLESDCREADSRLKIVLEDNMNLTKEKDSLAMTVTKLTRDLAKLETFKRQLIKSLSDESGPPQTEPVDIRTCDQSIPGSYPGKDERTHAHSTNYSGSTDMTNPGVEASKYTGNKFSMTPYISPRLTPTATPKIISTSVSPRGYSAAGSPKRTSGAVSPTKATLWYPSSQQSSAANSPPRHRTLPARTPRMDGKEFFRQARSRLSYEQFSSFLANIKELNAQKQTREETLRKADEIFGEDNKDLYLSFQGLLNRNMR
- the LOC104740338 gene encoding molybdenum cofactor sulfurase isoform X2 — its product is MESFLKKFGDYYGYPDGPNHINQIRHSQFKRLEDQGFVYLDHAGSTLYSELQMADIFKDLTSNVFGNPHSQSDISSATSDLIADARHQVLEYFNASPEDYSCIFTSGATAALKLVGETFPWTQDSNFLYTMENHNSVLGIREYALAQGASACAVDIEETANQPDHLTNSGPSIKVKHRAVQMRNTSKLQKEESKGDAYNLFAFPSECNFSGVRFDLDLVNLIKENAETTLEGSPFSKSKRWMVLIDAAKGCATLPPDLSEYPADFVAVSFYKLFGYPTGLGALLVRNDSAKLLKKTYFSGGTVAASIADIDFVKRRERVEESFEDGSASFLSIAAIRHGFKLLKSLTPSAIWMHTTSLSIYVKKKLQALRHGNGTGVCILYGSENLKLSSHKSGPTVTFNLKRPDGSWFGYLEVEKLASLSGIQLRTGCFCNPGACAKYLDLSHSDLLSNVEAGHVCWDENDVINGKPTGAVRVSFGYMSTFEEAKKFVDFIISSFVSPPKKIGNGNVVSGRFSQLPSEELESKESFPSHYLKSITIYPIKSCAGFYVMRWPLCRTGLLHDREWMVQGLTGDILTQKKVPDMSLIRTFIDLEEGLLSVESSRCKDKLHIKIKSGSHANILENLNEETRINSWFTNAIGRQCKLLRYSSSTSNHCLNRNKSPGFCRDLESNINFANEAQFLLISEESVSDLNRRLEANEDYKRAHEKLNPYRFRPNLVVSGGEPYAEDKWRTIKIGDNHFTSLGGCNRCQMINISNEAGLVKKSNEPLTTLASYRRVKGKILFGTLLRYEIDEKTQCWIGVGDEVNPDIE
- the LOC104740336 gene encoding LOB domain-containing protein 3-like, whose amino-acid sequence is MRQKGHRHGRTVSPCAGCKLLRRKCVKDCVFAPYFPSKEPYKFAIVHKIFGASNVNKMLQELSENQRGDAVNSMVYEANARVQDPVYGRVGTISSLQRQLEALQTQLAFTQAELMHIRTLCRIDTKPSPYTASTVTFPTNKDFSSDVDMAFVYEDGSGDSLWSC